In Acidobacteriota bacterium, the DNA window CTGCGAAGTCTCTGCGTCTGTTGCCTCGGTGGTGGCGTCGAGGAGGTCGGTGGTCGAAGCCTCGCCAACCCGATAGGCGCTTTCGACCTGTCGATAGGCGAGCCGCGCCGCTTCAGTCCGTTCGCGGGCTGCAATCAACACGGCGTCCGCGGTCTCGTAACCGATATGTGCGGCATCGACCTGGTCGGAGATGTTCTTATTGAGTGTGACGCCGAGCAGCTCGACCTGCCGGAGGTCCTCCTTCGCCTTGGCGACGTTCGATCTCGCGATTCCTCCGTCGTAGATTGGCACTCTGAGCTGGAGGACCATGGAAAGCCAGTCGTTGGCCGGGAAGCCGGACTTCTGCTGGAAGTACTGGCCGATCGCTTCGAGCTGCGGATACAAATTGCCGCGCTCGACCTTGATCCAGAGGCCGGCGGCCTCGAGCTGGTGGATCAAGGTCTGCATTTCGAGTCGCTGCCCGAGGGCCTCTTCGACGAGCTCCTCCCCGCTGCCGCCGGGAATCGGGATCGGTCCGGGGGGCTTCAGCTCTCCGAGGATCTCGGCACCGACCAACCGCTCGAGCCGGTTTCTCGCGAGGGTAGCTTCGCCGACCGCCGCGGTCAGGGACTGCCTGGCACTGGCCACCTGAGCGCGCCAGCGGGCGACGTCAGCGATCGCGTTCTCGCCGACCTCGTAGAGGCGTTCGGCGACCCGGAGCTGGTTCTCGTTCTCCTCGAGGACAATCCGCCGGACGTCGACCCACTCGGCCAGCGAAACGGCTCCGTAGAACGCCGCCGAAACATCCATGGTGAGGTCTCTGATGGTG includes these proteins:
- a CDS encoding TolC family protein, which gives rise to MHWTRPRMCCALIAVGLIASPIAAPALELRDPTLSDLVAQAVETHETVQMADSEIRRAQADMKLARSALMPRLELNGSYTFYDEDLSIELSPGESFVIRPSQDWTASVDLRQNLFTGLRAWRARDIAKLNRDIAELDRWTTIRDLTMDVSAAFYGAVSLAEWVDVRRIVLEENENQLRVAERLYEVGENAIADVARWRAQVASARQSLTAAVGEATLARNRLERLVGAEILGELKPPGPIPIPGGSGEELVEEALGQRLEMQTLIHQLEAAGLWIKVERGNLYPQLEAIGQYFQQKSGFPANDWLSMVLQLRVPIYDGGIARSNVAKAKEDLRQVELLGVTLNKNISDQVDAAHIGYETADAVLIAARERTEAARLAYRQVESAYRVGEASTTDLLDATTEATDAETSQIVARAQRELQAISLRYAVGLSPLPDLDFRQMHQAESQEY